A stretch of the bacterium genome encodes the following:
- a CDS encoding leucine--tRNA ligase — translation MSYDPSRIEPHWQQHWADHDLFRAADPASPGAGDRPKYYVLDMFPYPSGSGLHVGHPEGYTATDILARYKRMRGFNVLHPMGWDSFGLPAENHAMKTGTHPAVTTRANIDNFRRQLKLFGFSYDWDREVATSHPGYYRWTQWIFTLLYKQGLAYEAEVSVNWCPALGTVLANEEVIDGRSEVGGHPVERRPMKQWMLRITAYAERLLADLDGLDWPDSIKDLQRNWIGRSEGAEVDFPVVGHDRALRIFTTRPDTMFGATYMVISPEHPWVRELTTPDRSAAVEAYVDEARRRSDRDRQAAKKKTGVFSGAYCRNPANGADIPVWIADYVMMGYGTGAIMAVPGQDERDWEFAEAFDLPILRTVQPAAGFDGKAWTGDGPAINSDFLDGLVVDDAKARMIDWLVEKGLGERKVNFKLRDWLFSRQRYWGEPFPLLKLADGTVRLLDADELPLMLPEVGKYEPAGTGEGPLAIIDEWMNVDDGRSGQRARRESNTMPQWAGSCWYYLRFLDPRNDHEAWAKDKEQYWMPVDLYLGGTEHAVLHLLYARFWHKVLYDLGLVTTTEPFRKLRNQGMILGENSEKMSKSRGNVVNPDDVIRVHGADSLRLFLMFLGPLERDKPWSTTGIEGVHRFLDRVWRLFFDEEDRFLPAVVDGPVDDDAQRALHKCIDQVTQMTEDLRFNTAISQMMIFTNEMNARESRPRAALETFVLLLAPYAPHLAEELWSRLGHERSLMYEPWPVADPQWLVSDTVTVVVQVNGKLRDQLQVAADADPEQVKELALASAKVRQWTDGKQIVKVICVPGKLVSVVVK, via the coding sequence ATGTCGTACGACCCTTCCCGGATCGAGCCCCACTGGCAGCAGCACTGGGCCGACCACGACCTGTTCCGCGCCGCCGACCCGGCTTCGCCCGGCGCCGGGGACCGCCCCAAATACTACGTGCTGGACATGTTCCCCTACCCCTCGGGCTCCGGCCTGCACGTGGGGCATCCGGAAGGCTACACGGCCACCGACATCCTGGCCCGCTACAAGCGCATGCGCGGATTCAACGTGCTGCACCCGATGGGTTGGGACAGCTTCGGGCTGCCGGCCGAGAACCACGCGATGAAGACGGGCACGCACCCGGCCGTGACCACGCGCGCGAACATCGACAACTTCCGTCGCCAGTTGAAGCTGTTCGGCTTCAGCTACGACTGGGACCGCGAGGTGGCCACCTCGCATCCCGGCTACTACCGCTGGACGCAGTGGATCTTCACCCTTCTCTACAAGCAGGGCCTGGCCTACGAGGCGGAAGTTTCCGTCAACTGGTGCCCGGCGCTGGGAACCGTGCTGGCGAACGAGGAAGTCATCGACGGGCGCAGCGAGGTGGGCGGGCACCCGGTCGAACGCCGGCCGATGAAGCAGTGGATGCTGCGCATCACCGCCTACGCCGAGCGGCTGCTGGCCGACCTCGACGGACTGGACTGGCCCGACTCGATCAAGGACCTGCAGCGCAACTGGATCGGCCGCAGCGAGGGCGCCGAGGTCGATTTTCCCGTCGTCGGCCACGATCGCGCGCTGCGCATCTTCACCACGCGCCCGGACACGATGTTCGGCGCCACCTACATGGTGATCAGCCCCGAGCACCCGTGGGTTCGCGAACTGACAACGCCGGACCGGAGTGCTGCCGTCGAGGCGTACGTGGACGAGGCCCGCCGGCGCAGCGACCGCGATCGCCAGGCAGCGAAGAAGAAGACCGGCGTCTTCAGCGGCGCCTACTGCCGCAACCCGGCCAACGGCGCCGACATCCCGGTGTGGATTGCCGACTACGTGATGATGGGCTACGGCACCGGCGCCATCATGGCCGTCCCCGGCCAGGACGAGCGTGACTGGGAGTTCGCCGAAGCCTTCGACCTGCCGATCCTGCGGACCGTGCAGCCGGCTGCCGGCTTCGACGGCAAGGCCTGGACCGGCGACGGACCCGCGATCAACAGCGATTTCCTTGACGGTCTCGTCGTCGACGACGCCAAGGCCCGCATGATCGACTGGCTGGTGGAGAAGGGCCTGGGCGAACGCAAGGTGAACTTCAAGCTGCGCGACTGGCTCTTCAGCCGGCAGCGCTACTGGGGCGAACCGTTCCCGCTGCTCAAGCTTGCCGACGGCACCGTCCGCCTGCTCGACGCCGACGAACTGCCGCTGATGCTGCCCGAAGTCGGCAAGTACGAACCGGCCGGCACCGGCGAGGGCCCGCTCGCGATCATCGACGAGTGGATGAACGTCGACGACGGGCGCAGCGGCCAGCGCGCACGCCGCGAGAGCAACACGATGCCGCAGTGGGCGGGCTCGTGCTGGTACTACCTGCGTTTCCTCGACCCGCGCAACGACCACGAGGCGTGGGCGAAGGACAAGGAACAGTACTGGATGCCGGTCGACCTGTACCTCGGCGGCACCGAGCATGCCGTGCTGCACCTTCTCTACGCGCGCTTCTGGCACAAGGTGCTCTACGACCTGGGCCTGGTCACGACCACCGAGCCGTTCCGCAAGCTGCGCAACCAGGGCATGATCCTGGGCGAGAACAGCGAGAAGATGAGCAAGAGCCGCGGCAACGTCGTCAACCCCGATGACGTCATCCGCGTGCACGGCGCCGACAGCCTGCGCCTGTTCCTGATGTTCCTCGGGCCGCTCGAGCGCGACAAGCCGTGGTCGACGACCGGCATTGAGGGTGTGCACCGGTTCCTCGACCGCGTCTGGCGCCTGTTCTTCGACGAGGAGGACCGCTTCCTGCCGGCTGTCGTCGACGGCCCGGTGGACGACGACGCCCAGCGCGCGTTGCACAAGTGCATCGACCAGGTCACGCAGATGACCGAGGACCTGCGCTTCAACACCGCGATCAGCCAGATGATGATCTTCACCAACGAGATGAACGCGCGGGAGAGCCGGCCGCGCGCGGCGCTCGAGACGTTCGTCCTGCTGCTGGCGCCGTACGCGCCGCACCTGGCCGAGGAACTCTGGTCGCGGCTCGGCCACGAACGTTCGCTGATGTACGAGCCCTGGCCCGTTGCCGACCCGCAGTGGCTGGTCAGCGACACGGTGACGGTGGTGGTGCAGGTCAACGGCAAGCTGCGCGACCAGTTGCAGGTGGCGGCCGATGCCGATCCCGAGCAGGTGAAGGAACTGGCCCTGGCCAGCGCCAAGGTGCGCCAGTGGACCGACGGCAAGCAGATCGTGAAGGTGATCTGCGTGCCCGGCAAGCTGGTTAGCGTGGTGGTGAAATAG
- a CDS encoding penicillin acylase family protein, translating to MRRRLVRGGLVLAGVLAALALVAALAGVFLLRGSLARLDGRRELPGLGAEVSVERDELGVPRLTAASRPDAARALGFLHGQERFFQMDLLRRAAAGELAELLGPALLRTDRDTRRHRFRTRLEASLLAMDEPSRALLEAYAAGVNAGVGALRTRSPEYLLLRQQPRPWRPLDSLLVVAAMYMDLGLYTADLDQAAGRVRQTLSPELAAFLLPEVGHWDAALSDSGPALPPVPAAMDRSGAPASVTQAALLVNDMPPPQDTAGSNNWAVAGSLTRHGGALLANDMHLGHALPNIWYRAELREAPGGDSAPMVVGVTLPGVPGIVAGSNGRVAWGFTNAYGDWLDLIVLETDEADTVRYRVPGGWDRLVLYDEVIRVAGAAPDTLRVLESRWGPVWSRDTAGRPLVLRWAAHDPGAMNLELLRMADAATVDDVIDLAPRLGMPGQNLVCADSGGRIAWTIAGRLPHRVGWSGRWPVSWADGSCRWDGWLEPSRHPRLVDPAEGRLWTANNRVATGEELQLIGDGGYGLGARAAQIRDNLRALDKPAEADMLAVQLDDRAVFQEYWRGLALAALGRLPADADADVAAQRARFARLAVDGWDGRASVGSVGYRVVRAFSGALVDLVLAPLVAPCIAAGPGFDARDLPLRASVARELLEKRPLHLLPAPHRDWDQVIAAAVDTAMVRLEATGQPEAAWTWGARNTAAIEHPFAAVLPQLRRWLAAPAQPLPGDSNLPRVQHPSSGASERLVVSPGREKDALFHMPGGQGGHPLSPFFLAGHDDWAQGRPTPLLAGPARHVLTLEPGGS from the coding sequence ATGCGGCGCAGGCTGGTGCGTGGTGGACTCGTCCTCGCGGGAGTGCTGGCGGCCCTGGCGCTGGTCGCGGCACTTGCCGGTGTCTTCCTGCTGCGCGGCAGCCTGGCTCGCCTCGACGGCCGTCGCGAACTGCCGGGTCTTGGCGCCGAGGTGTCCGTGGAGCGCGACGAACTCGGTGTTCCGCGCCTGACGGCGGCGAGCCGTCCCGATGCGGCCCGGGCCCTCGGCTTCCTGCACGGCCAGGAGCGCTTCTTCCAGATGGACCTGCTGCGCCGCGCGGCCGCCGGGGAATTGGCCGAGCTGCTCGGGCCGGCGCTGCTGCGCACGGACCGCGACACGCGCCGCCATCGCTTCCGCACCCGGCTCGAGGCTTCGCTGCTCGCGATGGACGAGCCGTCGCGGGCGCTGCTCGAGGCGTACGCCGCCGGGGTGAATGCCGGCGTGGGCGCCCTGCGCACCCGGTCGCCGGAGTACCTCCTGCTGCGTCAGCAGCCGCGGCCCTGGCGACCCCTCGACTCGCTGCTCGTCGTGGCCGCGATGTACATGGACCTCGGCCTCTACACCGCCGACCTGGACCAGGCCGCCGGTCGCGTGCGGCAGACACTCTCGCCCGAACTGGCGGCTTTCCTGCTGCCGGAGGTCGGGCACTGGGATGCCGCCCTGTCCGATTCCGGGCCTGCACTTCCGCCCGTGCCTGCAGCGATGGACCGCTCGGGCGCGCCGGCGTCCGTGACGCAGGCCGCGCTGCTGGTGAACGACATGCCGCCGCCGCAGGACACCGCGGGCAGCAACAACTGGGCGGTGGCCGGCAGCCTGACGCGGCACGGCGGCGCGCTCCTGGCCAACGACATGCACCTGGGCCACGCCCTGCCGAACATCTGGTACCGCGCCGAACTGCGGGAGGCGCCGGGCGGCGACAGCGCGCCCATGGTCGTGGGGGTCACGTTGCCCGGCGTGCCAGGCATCGTCGCGGGCAGCAACGGCCGTGTGGCGTGGGGCTTCACCAACGCCTACGGCGACTGGCTGGACCTGATCGTACTCGAGACCGATGAGGCCGACACCGTGCGCTACCGCGTCCCCGGCGGCTGGGACCGCCTGGTGCTGTACGACGAGGTCATCCGGGTGGCGGGGGCAGCGCCCGATACGTTGCGCGTCCTGGAATCGCGCTGGGGTCCTGTCTGGTCGCGGGACACGGCCGGTCGGCCGCTGGTGCTGCGCTGGGCGGCGCACGATCCGGGCGCGATGAACCTCGAGCTGCTGCGCATGGCCGATGCGGCGACGGTCGACGACGTCATCGACCTGGCGCCGCGCCTGGGCATGCCCGGGCAGAACCTGGTCTGTGCCGACAGCGGCGGCCGCATCGCGTGGACCATCGCCGGCCGCCTCCCGCATCGCGTGGGCTGGAGCGGGCGCTGGCCCGTGTCGTGGGCCGACGGTTCCTGCCGCTGGGACGGCTGGCTGGAGCCGTCAAGGCATCCGCGCCTCGTTGACCCGGCCGAAGGCCGGCTGTGGACGGCCAACAATCGCGTGGCCACGGGCGAGGAGCTGCAGCTGATTGGTGACGGCGGCTACGGGCTCGGCGCGCGCGCCGCGCAGATCCGCGACAACCTGCGCGCACTGGACAAGCCGGCGGAAGCGGACATGCTCGCCGTGCAGCTCGATGATCGCGCGGTGTTCCAGGAGTACTGGCGGGGACTGGCGCTGGCGGCGCTCGGCCGCCTGCCTGCGGACGCCGATGCGGACGTGGCCGCGCAGCGCGCGCGCTTCGCACGCCTGGCCGTCGACGGCTGGGACGGCCGCGCCTCGGTCGGCTCGGTGGGCTATCGCGTGGTGCGGGCGTTCAGCGGTGCGCTGGTCGATCTCGTGCTGGCGCCGCTCGTGGCGCCCTGCATTGCGGCGGGCCCGGGCTTCGACGCGCGCGACCTGCCGTTGCGCGCCTCGGTCGCCCGCGAACTACTGGAGAAGCGTCCGCTGCACCTGTTGCCGGCGCCCCATCGCGACTGGGACCAGGTGATCGCAGCCGCCGTCGACACGGCCATGGTCCGCCTCGAGGCAACCGGGCAACCGGAAGCGGCCTGGACCTGGGGAGCGCGCAACACCGCGGCCATCGAGCATCCGTTCGCGGCGGTGCTGCCGCAGCTGCGCCGCTGGCTGGCGGCGCCCGCGCAGCCGTTGCCTGGCGACTCGAACCTGCCGCGCGTGCAGCATCCGTCGAGCGGCGCCAGTGAGCGCCTGGTCGTCTCGCCCGGCCGCGAGAAGGACGCGCTGTTCCACATGCCCGGCGGGCAGGGCGGGCATCCCCTGTCGCCGTTCTTCCTCGCCGGCCACGACGACTGGGCGCAGGGACGTCCCACGCCGTTGCTGGCAGGACCGGCGCGCCATGTGTTGACGCTCGAGCCTGGCGGGTCCTGA
- a CDS encoding cytidylate kinase-like family protein gives MRFSVTEKLIQRQINHWSRLREVLREQGPAIETGPGPVITISRLAGSGGRTLAAGLADRLGLTVHDHSIVERIARARKLSPELVALLDEQDIRQSDLWVRGVLENRLFLKEQYLQALTETIEGMAAAGNAVILGRGAGHVLGHRATLRVRLVASRATRQGRLQEQLGLSRAEARALLDDTDRGREAYVRKLFGADPLDASGYDLLLNTDRLGAAEVLEVTLVALIGAARREQVQMSGSA, from the coding sequence ATGCGATTTTCCGTCACCGAGAAACTCATCCAGCGCCAGATCAACCACTGGAGCCGCCTGCGCGAAGTGCTTCGCGAGCAGGGGCCCGCGATCGAGACCGGGCCGGGCCCGGTCATCACCATCTCGCGCCTGGCCGGCAGCGGCGGGCGCACCCTGGCGGCCGGACTCGCCGACAGGCTGGGCCTGACCGTCCACGACCACTCCATCGTCGAGCGGATTGCACGCGCGCGGAAGCTGAGCCCCGAACTGGTGGCGCTGCTCGACGAGCAGGACATTCGCCAGAGCGACCTGTGGGTGCGCGGCGTGCTCGAGAACCGGCTGTTCCTCAAGGAGCAGTACCTGCAGGCGTTGACCGAGACCATCGAGGGCATGGCCGCCGCGGGCAATGCCGTCATCCTTGGGCGTGGCGCCGGACATGTCCTTGGTCACCGCGCCACGCTCCGGGTGCGGCTCGTGGCGAGCCGGGCGACGCGTCAAGGCCGGCTGCAGGAGCAGTTGGGCCTGAGTCGCGCCGAGGCACGCGCGCTGCTGGACGACACCGATCGCGGGCGCGAAGCCTATGTGCGCAAGCTGTTCGGCGCGGACCCGCTGGATGCGTCGGGCTACGACCTGTTGCTCAACACCGACCGGCTCGGCGCGGCCGAGGTGCTTGAAGTGACGCTCGTCGCGCTGATCGGCGCGGCGCGACGCGAACAGGTGCAGATGAGCGGGTCGGCCTGA
- a CDS encoding carotenoid 1,2-hydratase — MPGARPGDHGRGSSGRGARSAPAAPPAADGWLRAQPGYAWSFPRDHYAHPGYRTEWWYLTGHLQPLDAPAGSEPVAFQFTLFRVGLAVGLPANGTSAWRADNLVMGHAAVTDAAAGRHTFSETLWRAAAGLGGFGAPGDTTLAWCLSPPGTPGTWSIALVDEAFTVQARDDRRDLGFSLRCASPTPPVLQGPGGFSPKDAGGQAGSLYYSLPRLSVTGALRRDGRDVAVTGEAWLDREIFTSTLGAGQTGWDWVSLQLADGRNLMLYRLRAANGSIDFALGSLSDAGGTVTALPLGSWSLEPLRSWTSAATGATYPVDWRLRVPDAALDVELRAVLDDQENVSTRTGVHYWEGGVRVVVPAGVPGTGAAQGRGFVELTGYGEGSRPPV; from the coding sequence GTGCCTGGTGCTCGCCCTGGCGACCACGGGCGCGGCAGCAGTGGTCGCGGAGCCCGGTCCGCACCGGCGGCGCCGCCCGCGGCCGACGGTTGGCTGCGTGCACAGCCCGGCTACGCCTGGTCGTTCCCGCGCGACCACTATGCGCACCCCGGTTACCGCACCGAATGGTGGTACCTGACCGGGCACCTGCAGCCGCTCGACGCACCGGCCGGCAGCGAGCCCGTCGCGTTCCAGTTCACGCTGTTCCGCGTCGGCCTGGCCGTGGGCCTGCCGGCGAACGGCACCTCGGCCTGGCGTGCCGACAACCTCGTGATGGGGCATGCCGCCGTGACCGACGCCGCCGCCGGTCGCCACACTTTCAGTGAAACACTCTGGCGCGCGGCGGCCGGCCTCGGCGGCTTCGGCGCGCCGGGTGACACGACGCTGGCCTGGTGCCTGTCGCCGCCGGGCACGCCCGGGACGTGGTCGATCGCGCTGGTGGATGAGGCGTTCACCGTGCAGGCCCGCGACGACCGCCGCGACCTCGGGTTCTCGTTGCGCTGCGCCAGCCCCACCCCGCCCGTGCTGCAGGGCCCCGGCGGCTTCAGCCCCAAGGATGCGGGCGGCCAGGCGGGCAGTCTCTACTACAGCCTGCCGCGCCTGTCGGTCACAGGCGCATTGCGCCGCGACGGCCGCGACGTTGCCGTCACCGGAGAGGCCTGGCTCGACCGCGAGATCTTCACCTCCACGCTCGGCGCCGGGCAGACGGGCTGGGACTGGGTCAGCCTGCAACTGGCTGACGGCCGGAACCTGATGCTCTACCGGCTGCGCGCGGCCAACGGCAGCATCGACTTCGCGCTCGGTTCCCTGTCCGACGCCGGCGGCACTGTCACGGCGTTGCCGCTCGGGTCGTGGTCGCTTGAGCCGCTGCGGAGCTGGACCAGCGCTGCGACCGGCGCAACCTATCCCGTGGACTGGCGGCTGCGCGTGCCCGACGCCGCGCTCGATGTGGAACTGCGCGCCGTGCTCGACGACCAGGAGAACGTCTCGACGCGCACCGGGGTCCACTACTGGGAGGGCGGCGTGCGGGTGGTCGTGCCGGCAGGGGTGCCGGGAACCGGCGCCGCACAGGGGCGCGGGTTCGTCGAACTGACGGGCTACGGGGAAGGCAGCCGACCTCCGGTCTGA